Proteins from a genomic interval of Treponema brennaborense DSM 12168:
- a CDS encoding MATE family efflux transporter, whose product MSDEESVCQTRNLCVRRCCRLYAGLWKIRVLAQTAELFQNIGMNRFEADTAGFSAMLETPVPRLVSRLAVPTIISMLVSALYNTADTFFVSQLGTSASGAVGIVFSLMAVIQAVGFTLGMGAGSLVSRNLGARQPDAADGIASTAFFSALLGGLIITAGGMLFLDPLMHLLGATPTILPYARDYGRYILFGAPLMCASFVLNNVLRSQGKAALSLIGLASGGILNIILDPMFIFGLEMGISGAAVATLISQCVSFSLLLSMFARRKSTARIKLRFAFVRFGRNAVQIVKNGLPSLCRQGLAALAAVALNVQAGRYGDAAVAGMSVTARVFMFVASVMIGLGQGFQPVAGFNYGAGRYDRVKAAFWFIVRTGCVLMGCASVILFIAAPHVVRVFRNDPAVVAVGSAAIRWQSVALILQPLIVGSNMLLQSTGQSRQATFLSSCRQGIFFLPLIVLLPYAGGLAGIEITQTVSDLLTAAVCVPFLIRFFRRLNAAPIAR is encoded by the coding sequence GTGTCAGACGAGGAATCTGTGTGTCAGACGAGGAATCTGTGTGTCAGACGATGCTGCCGGCTGTATGCGGGTTTGTGGAAAATACGGGTTCTTGCACAAACGGCGGAATTGTTTCAGAATATCGGAATGAACCGTTTTGAAGCGGATACCGCCGGGTTTTCCGCAATGCTTGAAACGCCGGTACCCCGGCTTGTCTCCCGGCTGGCCGTCCCGACCATTATCAGTATGCTGGTATCCGCGTTATACAATACGGCGGATACTTTTTTCGTCTCGCAGCTCGGAACGAGTGCAAGCGGAGCGGTCGGAATCGTTTTTTCGCTGATGGCGGTTATTCAGGCCGTCGGATTTACGCTCGGTATGGGGGCGGGCAGTCTGGTTTCGCGGAATCTCGGCGCGCGGCAGCCGGACGCCGCCGACGGCATCGCTTCGACCGCGTTTTTTTCCGCACTGTTGGGCGGTCTGATCATCACGGCAGGCGGTATGCTGTTTCTTGATCCGCTGATGCATCTGTTGGGGGCGACTCCGACGATCCTGCCGTATGCCCGCGACTACGGCCGCTATATCCTGTTCGGTGCACCGCTGATGTGTGCGTCGTTCGTGCTGAACAATGTACTGCGGTCACAGGGAAAAGCCGCGCTTTCCCTGATCGGCCTTGCATCGGGCGGTATCCTGAACATCATACTTGATCCGATGTTCATTTTCGGTTTGGAGATGGGCATATCGGGTGCCGCTGTCGCGACGCTGATCAGTCAGTGTGTCAGTTTTTCCCTGCTGCTGAGCATGTTTGCGCGGCGCAAAAGTACTGCGCGGATCAAATTACGGTTTGCATTCGTCCGATTCGGCCGGAATGCGGTGCAGATTGTTAAAAACGGTTTGCCGTCTTTATGTCGGCAAGGACTTGCGGCTCTCGCGGCTGTCGCTCTGAACGTTCAAGCCGGCCGGTACGGCGACGCAGCCGTTGCGGGAATGTCCGTAACGGCTCGTGTTTTTATGTTCGTCGCATCCGTTATGATCGGATTAGGGCAGGGATTTCAGCCGGTGGCGGGATTCAATTACGGCGCCGGCCGGTATGACAGGGTCAAAGCTGCGTTTTGGTTTATCGTGCGTACCGGCTGCGTGCTTATGGGGTGCGCGTCGGTAATCCTGTTTATTGCCGCTCCGCACGTCGTCCGCGTTTTCAGAAACGATCCCGCAGTCGTTGCGGTCGGAAGTGCCGCTATCCGCTGGCAAAGTGTGGCGCTGATACTTCAACCGCTCATCGTCGGTTCAAATATGCTGCTGCAATCGACCGGACAGTCCCGGCAGGCGACGTTCCTTTCAAGTTGCCGGCAGGGTATCTTTTTTCTGCCGCTTATCGTGCTGCTGCCGTACGCCGGCGGTTTGGCGGGAATAGAAATAACGCAGACGGTTTCGGATTTGCTGACCGCCGCCGTTTGCGTTCCGTTTCTGATTCGTTTTTTCCGCAGGCTGAACGCCGCACCGATCGCGCGTTAG
- a CDS encoding cation:proton antiporter yields MDTKKFKPKTLARKTFAYRYLILAVLLFAFATGSAFASDEDITAVMANLVLQIGIILFAVRFGGMLVKKLGIPSVLGELLAGVAIGPYALGGIALPGFPQGMFPLNSATLAVSPELYSFATVASIILLFASGLETDFALFLKYSVAGGIVGIGGVVFSFGFGAGVGAFMLHTSLMDPRCLFMGIMSTATSVGITARILSDQKKMDSPEGVTTLAAAVFDDVLGIILLAVVLGIVAVMTGSGGSVSGVKIGLIAARAFGIWLGFTALGLIFSKKIAGFLKFFKHSYDFSICALGIGLLLAGVFEKQGLAMIIGAYVTGLSLSGTDIAAVIQERIHGLYEFFVPIFFAVMGMMVNVGELASAPVLIFGLVYTAGAVLAKVLGCGLPTLVLGFNLKGAFRIGAGMIPRGEVALIIAGIGMTAGILDERLFGVVIMMTLVTTLVAPPILNFSLKMPGRGTRRESAASDSETMSWDFGTDEIADLVVDTLIKDLKAEGFYVQMMNIDDGLSQARKGSMSLSIIEEEQFVKIETTANTAGFVRTSMYEVVLKLSESIQDLKAACDPLEFKRNTIEGEIKADPHLFKLITPHTVSVNLKGTTKDQILQEMVALLANSGKVTDWETVLHDVTSRESTMSTGMQNGIAMPHAKTDGVQSLCVAIGIKKEGIEFGSLDGNPSKLFVMVVSPKHTAAPHLQFLASIAGVIRNGQVCERIINAQTAEEVVKLISAAIC; encoded by the coding sequence ATGGACACAAAAAAATTTAAACCGAAAACCCTTGCGCGCAAAACGTTCGCGTACCGGTATTTGATTTTGGCGGTTCTCTTGTTCGCATTCGCCACGGGTTCCGCGTTCGCGTCTGATGAAGACATTACGGCCGTTATGGCAAATCTGGTACTGCAGATAGGAATTATCCTGTTTGCAGTCAGATTCGGCGGTATGCTGGTCAAAAAGCTCGGAATACCGAGCGTGCTCGGCGAACTGCTCGCGGGCGTGGCAATCGGGCCGTACGCACTCGGCGGAATCGCGCTTCCCGGTTTTCCGCAGGGCATGTTCCCGCTCAATTCCGCGACGCTCGCCGTCAGTCCCGAATTGTACAGTTTTGCGACCGTAGCCTCCATTATCCTGCTGTTCGCTTCCGGGCTTGAAACGGACTTCGCGCTGTTTTTGAAGTATTCGGTTGCCGGCGGCATCGTCGGTATCGGCGGCGTCGTGTTTTCGTTCGGCTTCGGAGCGGGCGTGGGCGCGTTCATGCTGCATACCTCGCTGATGGATCCGCGCTGTCTGTTCATGGGCATCATGTCTACGGCCACGTCCGTCGGCATCACGGCGCGAATCCTTTCCGATCAGAAAAAAATGGATTCGCCTGAAGGCGTTACCACGCTCGCCGCGGCGGTTTTCGACGACGTACTCGGTATTATCCTGCTCGCCGTCGTGCTCGGCATCGTCGCCGTTATGACCGGTTCCGGCGGTTCAGTCAGCGGAGTCAAAATAGGTCTGATAGCCGCGCGCGCGTTCGGCATTTGGCTCGGTTTTACGGCGCTCGGTCTCATTTTTTCAAAAAAAATCGCGGGATTCCTTAAATTCTTCAAGCATTCGTATGATTTTTCGATCTGCGCGCTCGGAATCGGCTTGCTGCTTGCCGGCGTATTTGAAAAACAGGGACTCGCGATGATCATCGGCGCGTACGTTACGGGACTGTCCCTGTCGGGAACGGACATCGCCGCCGTCATTCAGGAGCGCATCCACGGCTTGTACGAGTTTTTCGTACCGATATTTTTTGCCGTCATGGGTATGATGGTCAACGTCGGCGAATTGGCTTCCGCCCCGGTGCTGATATTCGGGCTGGTGTACACCGCCGGCGCCGTTCTTGCGAAAGTCCTCGGCTGCGGACTGCCGACGCTCGTGCTCGGCTTCAACCTGAAAGGGGCGTTCCGAATCGGTGCGGGAATGATTCCGCGCGGTGAAGTCGCGCTTATCATAGCCGGCATCGGTATGACGGCGGGCATTCTCGACGAACGGCTGTTCGGCGTCGTCATCATGATGACGCTCGTTACGACACTCGTTGCCCCGCCGATTCTGAACTTTTCACTTAAAATGCCCGGCCGCGGTACCAGACGCGAATCGGCTGCGAGCGATTCGGAAACGATGTCGTGGGACTTCGGTACCGACGAAATTGCAGATTTGGTCGTGGACACGCTGATAAAGGACTTGAAAGCGGAAGGTTTTTACGTCCAAATGATGAATATCGACGACGGGCTTTCACAGGCACGCAAAGGCAGCATGTCGCTTTCCATTATAGAAGAAGAACAGTTCGTCAAAATAGAAACGACGGCGAATACGGCGGGCTTCGTACGCACGTCGATGTACGAAGTCGTTTTGAAGTTAAGCGAATCCATTCAGGATCTGAAAGCCGCGTGCGATCCGCTTGAATTCAAACGGAACACGATTGAAGGCGAAATAAAAGCCGATCCGCATCTGTTCAAGCTGATAACGCCTCATACGGTTTCCGTAAACCTGAAAGGAACCACGAAAGATCAGATATTGCAGGAAATGGTGGCGCTGCTCGCCAATTCGGGAAAGGTAACCGATTGGGAAACGGTTCTGCACGACGTAACTTCCCGTGAAAGCACCATGAGCACCGGTATGCAGAACGGAATCGCCATGCCGCACGCCAAAACCGACGGCGTGCAGTCCCTGTGCGTCGCGATCGGCATTAAAAAAGAAGGCATCGAATTCGGCTCGCTCGACGGCAACCCGTCGAAACTGTTCGTTATGGTGGTTTCTCCCAAACACACGGCGGCGCCGCATCTGCAGTTTCTCGCTTCGATCGCGGGCGTCATCCGCAACGGGCAAGTGTGCGAACGCATCATCAACGCACAAACGGCGGAAGAAGTAGTCAAATTGATTTCAGCCGCGATCTGCTGA
- a CDS encoding MATE family efflux transporter, whose translation MFRIDKTFYRTLVVIAVPIILQNLMQSFINMLDTIMVGQLGAVEIAAVGLGNQIFFMLNMILFGISSGGAIFIAQYWGKKDVAGIRRTLGIALSFASVVAALFTAAALAAPEFLIGLYSKDPAVVKAGGAYLRVVACSYPMMAVSFVYSQAFRSTEHVKLPMIATIASLVANGLLNYVFIFGAGPVPAMGVVGAAAATVISRALELAVLLVTAYRKKYEAAARPKELFSYGTAFVAKYVKIAFPVILNETFWGLGITVQNAIFARAGTDAIAAFNITGTISQLTWVFFIGVGNAAAIIIGKKIGASDRTEAYRYANKFAVFMPIMSVFIGIWLIPLSKALPLFFKVDPEIIMQAARMLLVMMCTYPFKSFNMCMIVGICRSGGDTVFAAICDILFMWTIALPLGAVAALVLHAEPWAVYICILSEEIFKSSAGFVRLKSKKWLHDVTV comes from the coding sequence ATGTTCAGAATTGACAAAACCTTTTACCGGACGCTCGTCGTCATAGCCGTTCCCATTATCCTGCAGAATCTGATGCAGTCTTTTATCAATATGCTCGATACGATTATGGTCGGGCAATTGGGCGCGGTCGAGATTGCCGCAGTCGGACTGGGCAACCAGATATTTTTCATGCTGAACATGATCCTGTTCGGCATTTCCTCCGGCGGCGCCATCTTTATCGCGCAATATTGGGGCAAAAAAGACGTCGCCGGCATCAGGCGGACGCTCGGTATCGCGCTCAGTTTTGCAAGCGTAGTTGCGGCGCTGTTTACCGCAGCGGCGCTTGCGGCTCCCGAATTCCTTATCGGACTGTACTCGAAAGATCCCGCGGTCGTCAAAGCAGGCGGCGCGTATCTGCGCGTCGTTGCGTGCAGTTATCCGATGATGGCGGTCAGTTTCGTGTATTCGCAGGCTTTCCGCAGCACCGAACACGTGAAACTGCCCATGATTGCGACGATCGCGTCACTCGTAGCGAACGGATTGCTGAATTACGTGTTCATCTTCGGCGCCGGCCCCGTTCCGGCGATGGGCGTCGTGGGAGCCGCCGCGGCGACAGTCATTTCGCGCGCATTGGAACTCGCCGTGCTGCTCGTTACCGCCTACCGGAAAAAATACGAAGCGGCGGCGCGGCCGAAAGAATTGTTCTCGTACGGGACGGCGTTCGTTGCAAAATACGTGAAAATAGCGTTTCCCGTTATCCTGAACGAAACGTTTTGGGGGCTCGGCATTACCGTGCAGAATGCAATCTTTGCCCGTGCGGGAACCGACGCCATAGCCGCGTTCAATATCACCGGCACCATTTCACAGCTGACTTGGGTGTTCTTCATCGGCGTCGGAAACGCGGCGGCGATCATCATCGGCAAAAAAATCGGCGCGAGCGATCGGACGGAAGCATACCGGTACGCGAATAAATTCGCCGTTTTCATGCCGATCATGTCGGTGTTTATCGGCATATGGCTGATTCCCTTATCAAAGGCGCTGCCGTTGTTTTTTAAAGTAGATCCGGAAATCATTATGCAGGCGGCGCGGATGCTGCTCGTGATGATGTGCACGTATCCGTTCAAAAGTTTCAACATGTGCATGATCGTCGGAATTTGCCGTTCCGGCGGAGACACCGTATTCGCTGCAATCTGCGACATTCTGTTCATGTGGACGATTGCCTTGCCGTTGGGTGCCGTTGCGGCGCTCGTGCTGCACGCCGAACCGTGGGCTGTCTACATCTGCATTTTATCGGAAGAAATTTTCAAATCCTCAGCGGGATTCGTTCGGTTAAAATCGAAAAAATGGCTGCACGACGTTACGGTGTAA
- a CDS encoding PFL family protein — MMFSPVEVQETVNMFMQYKLDVRAITMGISLRDCACESGSESRRRIREKILRYAGKLVKTGRCIENEFGVPIINKRIAVTPISLVAEPSGEDSYVEWAVTLDALAKELEVDFIGGFSALVQKGITPGDRTLLESIPEALTVTDRVCASINLGTTKNGINMDAVRDMGRIVKATAARTKDTDGLGCAKLVVFCNAPEDNPFMAGAFHGPGEGDAVLSVGVSGPGVIKAACEAYRGKRLDEVADGIKKMAFKITRMGQLVGSEAAKRLGVDFGILDLSLAPTPYVGDSVARILEELGLESAGAPGTTAALAMLTDMVKKGGVMASTNVGGLSGAFIPVSEDEGMIAAVKAGSINLEKLEAMTCVCSVGLDMIAIPGDTSESTISGIIADEMAIGMVNNKTTAVRLIPVPGKGVGDWAEFGGLLGGAPILPVSTFSCEQFIKRGGRIPAPIHSFRN, encoded by the coding sequence ATGATGTTTTCACCGGTCGAAGTTCAAGAAACAGTCAATATGTTCATGCAGTACAAACTTGACGTACGCGCGATTACCATGGGAATCTCGCTGCGTGATTGCGCCTGTGAAAGCGGCAGTGAAAGCCGCCGCCGTATCCGCGAAAAAATACTGCGCTACGCGGGAAAACTGGTGAAAACCGGGCGCTGCATAGAAAACGAATTCGGCGTTCCCATCATCAACAAACGCATAGCCGTAACGCCGATTTCACTCGTGGCCGAACCCAGCGGCGAAGATTCGTACGTTGAATGGGCGGTTACGCTCGACGCGCTCGCAAAAGAACTTGAAGTCGATTTCATCGGCGGATTTTCCGCTTTGGTACAGAAAGGAATCACGCCCGGCGACCGGACGCTGCTTGAGTCGATTCCCGAAGCGCTTACCGTAACCGATCGCGTCTGCGCTTCCATAAATCTGGGTACGACGAAAAACGGCATCAATATGGACGCCGTACGCGACATGGGCAGGATCGTCAAGGCAACCGCCGCCCGCACCAAAGACACGGACGGATTGGGATGCGCAAAACTGGTCGTATTCTGCAACGCGCCGGAAGACAATCCGTTTATGGCGGGCGCGTTCCACGGGCCGGGAGAAGGCGACGCGGTGCTTTCCGTCGGCGTTTCGGGTCCCGGCGTCATAAAAGCCGCGTGCGAAGCGTACCGCGGCAAGCGGTTGGACGAAGTTGCGGACGGCATCAAAAAAATGGCGTTCAAAATCACCCGTATGGGGCAGCTCGTCGGCTCGGAAGCGGCGAAGCGGCTCGGCGTGGATTTCGGCATTTTGGACTTGTCGCTCGCACCCACACCGTACGTCGGAGACTCGGTCGCGCGCATTCTCGAAGAACTCGGTCTTGAATCGGCCGGCGCACCGGGAACGACTGCGGCGCTGGCCATGCTTACCGACATGGTCAAAAAAGGCGGTGTTATGGCGAGCACGAACGTAGGCGGATTGTCCGGCGCGTTCATTCCCGTCTCGGAAGACGAAGGCATGATTGCGGCGGTAAAAGCCGGCTCCATCAATTTGGAAAAACTGGAAGCCATGACGTGCGTCTGTTCCGTCGGACTCGACATGATCGCCATTCCCGGCGATACGAGCGAATCGACCATCAGCGGAATCATCGCCGACGAAATGGCGATCGGTATGGTGAACAACAAAACGACGGCCGTCCGCCTCATTCCGGTTCCCGGTAAAGGAGTCGGCGACTGGGCCGAATTCGGCGGACTGCTCGGCGGCGCGCCGATTCTGCCGGTCAGCACGTTCTCCTGCGAACAATTCATCAAACGCGGCGGGCGCATACCGGCACCTATCCACAGTTTCAGAAACTGA
- the radA gene encoding DNA repair protein RadA, giving the protein MAKKKTGSVIYSCSSCGFTQPRWLGRCPECGEWNSFVEHRVDDSARASSLPGTALALKAKPVPLASVNPMEGSRISTGIAEFDCVLGGGAMKRSAILVGGEPGIGKSTLLLQTAAKIAESGAAGKIVYVSGEESASQIRSRADRLGLTQTVEAGNINLLCTTRLEDIEDALNDLNPGFVVVDSIQTVYGAEAGIVPGTVNQLKYCANELIGWIKERDAVLFLAAHVTKEGMIAGPKSLEHMVDAVISFERNDEQVRFLRAQKNRFGSVDELGIFAMTETGLAPVEDPSALFITRRTGTLPAGVAYVPVFEGSRVFLVEIQALTVPAKAAVTRVYSDKIDSARVSRVAAVLEKRAGLRFSDQDLYINVAGGVRLTESAIDTALAAALYSARTDLPLPENTALAGELSLAGEIRPVQRIRQRLKTVQNLGFASFLAPEKESGITYVPDVKSLVKTLFGKEAKTR; this is encoded by the coding sequence ATGGCAAAGAAAAAAACAGGTTCCGTAATATACTCGTGCTCGTCCTGCGGATTTACGCAGCCCAGATGGCTGGGGCGCTGTCCCGAATGCGGCGAATGGAACAGTTTCGTCGAACACCGCGTCGACGACTCAGCCCGCGCGTCTTCGCTGCCGGGAACCGCGCTCGCACTGAAAGCGAAACCGGTGCCGCTCGCGTCGGTGAATCCGATGGAAGGCAGCAGGATTTCGACCGGCATCGCGGAATTCGACTGCGTACTCGGCGGCGGCGCCATGAAACGCTCGGCGATACTCGTCGGCGGCGAGCCGGGAATCGGCAAATCGACGCTGCTGCTCCAGACCGCCGCAAAAATAGCCGAAAGCGGCGCGGCCGGAAAAATCGTATACGTTTCGGGTGAGGAATCGGCCTCGCAAATCAGATCCAGAGCGGACCGGCTCGGACTGACTCAAACCGTTGAAGCCGGAAACATCAACTTATTGTGTACCACGCGGCTCGAAGACATAGAAGACGCGCTCAACGACTTGAATCCGGGCTTCGTCGTCGTCGACTCCATCCAAACGGTGTACGGCGCGGAAGCGGGCATCGTGCCGGGAACGGTAAATCAGCTCAAATACTGTGCGAACGAATTGATCGGCTGGATTAAAGAACGCGACGCCGTTCTGTTCCTCGCCGCGCACGTTACGAAAGAAGGAATGATCGCCGGTCCGAAATCGCTCGAACACATGGTGGACGCGGTCATTTCGTTCGAGCGGAACGACGAACAGGTGCGTTTTCTGCGCGCCCAGAAAAACCGATTCGGTTCCGTCGACGAACTGGGCATTTTTGCAATGACCGAAACGGGGCTCGCGCCGGTGGAAGATCCGTCGGCACTGTTCATCACGCGCCGCACGGGAACGCTGCCGGCGGGCGTGGCGTACGTGCCGGTTTTTGAGGGCAGCCGCGTTTTTCTGGTGGAAATTCAAGCGCTCACCGTTCCCGCTAAAGCCGCCGTTACGCGCGTCTATTCGGATAAAATAGATTCCGCCCGCGTCAGCCGTGTTGCCGCGGTACTGGAAAAACGGGCCGGCCTGCGGTTCAGCGATCAGGATCTGTATATAAACGTCGCCGGCGGCGTCCGGCTCACCGAAAGCGCGATCGACACGGCGCTCGCCGCCGCGCTGTATTCGGCGCGAACGGACTTACCGCTTCCGGAAAACACGGCGCTCGCCGGAGAACTCAGCCTCGCAGGCGAAATTCGTCCGGTACAACGGATCAGACAGCGGCTGAAAACCGTACAGAATCTGGGATTCGCATCGTTTCTTGCTCCCGAAAAGGAAAGCGGCATCACGTACGTGCCGGACGTCAAATCGCTCGTCAAAACGCTGTTCGGCAAGGAAGCAAAAACCCGGTAG
- a CDS encoding NusG domain II-containing protein has protein sequence MNKHRTLHLFDTVCILAAAGICAFSVFAAVNGKSGTPVLIIDSPDGEYVYRLTQDETIEVKGSIGVSRIHICGGQAVFEDSPCANKTCVSSPPVGKNGDWSACLPNMIFIRVEAENDDSGVDITAF, from the coding sequence TTGAACAAGCATCGGACGCTCCATCTGTTCGACACGGTCTGCATTCTGGCAGCGGCGGGAATCTGCGCCTTTTCGGTATTTGCGGCGGTAAACGGCAAATCGGGAACTCCGGTGCTGATAATCGATTCTCCTGACGGCGAATACGTGTATCGGCTGACACAAGACGAAACGATAGAGGTAAAAGGCAGTATCGGCGTTTCGCGCATTCACATCTGCGGCGGACAAGCGGTTTTTGAAGATTCACCGTGTGCGAATAAAACGTGCGTTTCGTCCCCGCCGGTCGGCAAAAACGGCGACTGGTCGGCGTGTCTGCCGAACATGATTTTTATCCGCGTAGAAGCGGAAAACGACGACAGCGGCGTCGACATAACCGCGTTCTGA
- a CDS encoding ROK family transcriptional regulator: MHINNNSFQRNSNISRVVETIWRNSTVSRVEISRQLDLYRSTVSNIINLLLEKNVVIETASGVSTVLGGRKPVFLTLNAAFGCVVGIEIQPHKYYAVAVDINSEIIYRKKGRTEGDTFTDRLDAIVSEIKPDIQKLNVPVLAVCTGMPGIIDPDKGRIIESVPLELHNLDFSKKFSERYGIPVFAENDARCCAWLDTVRHRKENIRDFIAVIAEYHEKRVNDKTRAGLSAGLAFSVDGAIRYGRNFTAGEFVSLSWRPEREGQTGLSAQITDHITTDVEAFKAWLTDFFATMTPIITAFAPDVLYLHGYPVQYKDFVLATIETCVPQFSAVLEKNGCTMEFAQVDDFNVACGAACRYLKKLFSVPDITFHGEGSNPIDWDTVFETVDAAHAQRATAKVRF; the protein is encoded by the coding sequence GTGCATATCAACAACAACAGTTTTCAGCGTAATTCAAATATATCGCGCGTAGTAGAAACAATTTGGCGGAATTCAACCGTAAGCCGCGTTGAAATTTCAAGACAGTTGGATCTGTATCGATCGACCGTTTCCAACATCATAAATCTGCTGTTGGAAAAAAACGTCGTTATTGAAACGGCATCCGGGGTTTCGACCGTTCTGGGCGGCAGAAAGCCCGTTTTTCTGACGCTGAACGCCGCATTCGGCTGCGTCGTCGGCATCGAAATCCAGCCGCATAAATATTACGCGGTTGCCGTCGACATCAACAGTGAAATTATCTACCGCAAAAAAGGCCGAACCGAAGGCGACACGTTCACCGACCGGCTCGACGCTATCGTCAGTGAAATTAAACCCGACATTCAAAAACTGAACGTGCCGGTTCTGGCAGTCTGCACGGGAATGCCCGGCATTATCGATCCGGACAAAGGCCGGATTATCGAGTCGGTTCCGCTTGAGCTGCATAATTTGGATTTCAGCAAAAAATTCAGCGAACGGTACGGAATCCCCGTTTTTGCCGAAAACGACGCGCGCTGCTGCGCCTGGCTCGACACGGTGCGGCACCGAAAAGAAAATATCCGCGATTTTATCGCCGTCATCGCCGAATATCACGAAAAACGGGTAAACGACAAAACCCGCGCCGGCTTGAGTGCGGGACTCGCCTTTTCCGTCGACGGTGCGATCCGATACGGGCGGAACTTTACCGCCGGCGAGTTCGTGTCGCTTTCGTGGCGGCCCGAACGCGAAGGTCAGACCGGATTGAGTGCGCAGATAACCGATCACATCACTACCGACGTGGAAGCGTTCAAGGCGTGGCTGACCGACTTTTTTGCGACCATGACGCCGATCATTACCGCGTTCGCTCCGGACGTGCTGTATCTGCACGGCTATCCCGTTCAATACAAGGATTTCGTACTCGCAACCATAGAAACGTGCGTACCTCAGTTCTCCGCGGTGCTCGAAAAGAACGGCTGCACCATGGAATTCGCGCAGGTGGACGATTTCAACGTTGCCTGCGGAGCGGCGTGCCGATATCTGAAAAAACTGTTTTCCGTTCCCGATATTACGTTTCACGGCGAAGGTTCCAATCCGATCGACTGGGATACGGTGTTTGAAACGGTAGACGCAGCGCACGCACAACGGGCTACGGCGAAGGTGCGCTTTTGA
- a CDS encoding LacI family DNA-binding transcriptional regulator: MAERLPTIYDVARTAGVSPATVSRVLNEPSRVQNEKREKVMDAIGELHFVPKADAVAKARRQYKKIGVIAPFFTEPSFMQRLRGIASVLSGRHYELVLYVIESISELEAYIDMLVSSRRVDGLIVLCLQLGDASVGKLARLGLPVCFVESDVSGFDCVIVKNEAGGRMAAEYLYSCGFRRPGFVGEVSLRPYAVPATELRLSGYEAFFAERGIPLDERFVCVSEFAGGKLDAEILRILKQKERPDCVFTSSDVIAARFLKAAASVGLSVPQDIAVVGFDDLEMAELIALSTVSQSLDESGRLAAEMVLDRIKDGARSPRCVFIPLSVKERETAKRGS, from the coding sequence ATGGCAGAACGATTACCGACGATTTACGATGTAGCCCGTACGGCGGGGGTGAGCCCCGCGACGGTTTCACGGGTACTGAACGAACCGTCACGGGTACAGAACGAGAAACGTGAAAAAGTTATGGATGCGATCGGCGAATTGCACTTCGTGCCGAAAGCCGACGCCGTTGCGAAAGCGCGTCGGCAATATAAAAAAATCGGCGTCATCGCTCCGTTTTTTACCGAGCCGTCTTTTATGCAGCGGCTGCGCGGCATCGCGTCCGTATTGTCCGGCAGGCATTACGAATTGGTTCTGTACGTGATAGAAAGTATTTCGGAACTCGAAGCCTATATCGACATGCTGGTGTCGAGCAGACGCGTCGACGGTCTTATCGTGCTGTGTCTGCAATTGGGGGACGCGTCTGTCGGCAAACTGGCGCGACTGGGGCTGCCGGTATGCTTTGTTGAATCGGACGTTTCCGGATTCGACTGCGTTATCGTGAAAAACGAGGCCGGCGGCCGTATGGCGGCCGAATATTTGTATTCCTGCGGATTCCGCCGGCCGGGTTTCGTCGGGGAAGTGTCGCTGCGGCCGTACGCGGTGCCGGCTACGGAGCTGCGGCTGAGCGGATACGAAGCCTTTTTTGCCGAACGGGGCATACCGTTGGACGAACGGTTCGTGTGCGTGAGCGAATTCGCCGGCGGAAAGCTCGACGCGGAAATACTGCGGATTTTGAAGCAAAAAGAACGCCCCGACTGCGTTTTCACGTCGAGCGACGTGATTGCAGCTCGCTTTCTCAAAGCGGCGGCTTCCGTGGGACTGTCGGTTCCTCAAGATATCGCCGTCGTGGGATTCGACGATCTTGAAATGGCGGAACTGATCGCGCTTTCGACGGTGAGCCAGTCGCTCGACGAATCCGGCAGACTGGCGGCGGAAATGGTGCTGGATCGGATAAAAGACGGCGCGCGCTCTCCCCGATGCGTGTTCATTCCGCTTTCGGTTAAGGAACGGGAAACGGCGAAGCGCGGCTCCTGA